In Geminocystis sp. NIES-3708, a single window of DNA contains:
- a CDS encoding TolC family protein, giving the protein MNKNNSASPISNTTKFNSSANPLLFPTKPKEVNIEKEQSITLEQAIEIALKNNKELQAARLVLQRSEDGLRASLAAQLPTLDGNLEFNQRADDVPSAQETFISRNRTLLIGQLEVGYELYNGGRRNATIERSRREVYLSKLDVERISEETRFNASNTYYELQNRDAQVAIAQAAIEDFSQTLRDAQLLEQAGLGTKFDVLQAEVDLANANQALTRAIAEQRNSRRRLAEVLSVGQNVELTAADEIKENGTWEYSLEESIVMAYKNRAELEQLLVRREISNQDRQIALSDTRPQVSLFANYNFTNTFADNLSTLTGYADGYNTGARISWRLYDGGIAKARADQETRNIEIEETNFANQRNKIRLQVENSYNTLIANQENIKTTETAVITATESLRLARLRFQAGVGTQTDVINAQRSLTEARGNFLQAIIGYNQSLNELQRGVSNLPDNNLFEIR; this is encoded by the coding sequence ATGAACAAAAATAATTCTGCTTCTCCTATTAGTAATACTACAAAATTTAATTCTAGTGCAAATCCCTTGCTTTTCCCGACCAAACCTAAAGAGGTTAACATCGAAAAAGAACAATCTATCACATTAGAACAGGCTATTGAAATTGCTTTAAAAAATAATAAGGAATTACAAGCGGCTAGGCTCGTATTGCAAAGGTCGGAAGATGGTTTAAGAGCTTCTTTAGCGGCTCAATTACCTACTCTTGATGGAAATTTAGAATTTAATCAACGGGCAGATGATGTTCCATCCGCACAAGAGACTTTTATTAGTAGAAATAGAACTTTATTAATCGGGCAATTGGAAGTAGGTTACGAGCTTTATAATGGTGGACGGAGAAATGCCACCATTGAGCGATCTCGTCGAGAAGTTTATCTTAGTAAATTAGATGTGGAAAGAATTTCCGAAGAAACTCGTTTTAATGCTAGTAATACTTATTATGAGTTACAAAATAGGGATGCTCAAGTAGCCATCGCCCAAGCAGCCATTGAAGATTTTTCCCAAACTTTAAGAGATGCTCAATTATTAGAACAAGCAGGATTAGGTACGAAATTTGATGTTTTACAAGCAGAAGTAGATTTAGCCAATGCAAATCAAGCTTTAACAAGGGCGATCGCAGAACAACGTAATTCCAGAAGAAGATTAGCGGAAGTCTTAAGTGTTGGGCAAAATGTAGAATTAACGGCGGCAGATGAAATTAAAGAAAATGGAACATGGGAATATTCTTTGGAAGAAAGTATTGTTATGGCTTATAAAAATAGGGCTGAATTGGAACAGTTATTGGTAAGACGAGAGATTAGTAATCAAGATAGGCAAATCGCCCTTTCAGACACTCGCCCCCAAGTAAGTTTGTTTGCAAACTACAATTTTACTAACACCTTTGCTGATAATCTTAGTACCCTCACTGGTTATGCTGATGGTTATAACACAGGTGCGAGAATTAGTTGGCGATTATATGACGGTGGCATCGCTAAAGCTAGAGCAGATCAAGAAACTCGTAATATTGAGATTGAAGAAACTAATTTTGCTAACCAAAGAAATAAAATTCGTTTACAAGTAGAAAATTCTTATAATACATTGATCGCCAATCAAGAAAATATTAAAACCACTGAAACGGCAGTAATTACCGCTACAGAAAGCCTTCGATTAGCTCGATTAAGATTTCAAGCAGGAGTGGGAACTCAAACCGATGTAATCAATGCTCAGAGAAGTTTAACAGAGGCAAGAGGTAACTTTTTACAAGCCATTATTGGATATAATCAATCCCTCAATGAATTACAAAGAGGTGTGAGTAATTTACCTGATAATAATCTTTTTGAAATTAGATAA